CCGCGCACCGATCTTGTGACCCACATCATGTTAATCCGCTACAACGCCCAAGCAACTGTGACAAACATATCGCCCCTCATGAACGATGCCGTTCCTAGAATCCCCTTGAAAGTCGCTCTCAGACCAGCCCGTCTTATAACACTGGCGCAATCCCCCCTCAAACATCGAGGATGGTCTTCCCCTTCCCCTCCTTATTTTCGCCCTCCGGCCTTACGCTCTCCTCCGAAGGTCTTGCAGCGCCTTCTACGTAAAGCTCCGCATCCGCATCCGCATCGAGGTACTCCTCACCCCTCAACAGACTGTACCTCTCTCCACCTTGACTCGTCTCCTTGATCTGAGGCTTTCCAACAATGAACTCATTATGGCAGTTCGGGCATTCATGCATCGTCGGGGCAAAAAGTACTGCCCACATAGCGCGGAACTTGTAGAGGAAGATGTATGCGTGCAGCACCCTATTTATCATTAACGCGGATCTTTGGCCAAACTAAAAAGAAAACAACACCACGCAAGTGATCAGACTTACATGTTCAAAATCATCGGCGTCGTTGTATATCCTGCCAACATTCCCAAACTCGCACTCCAGAGATAATTCACCTCAACAACCCAGATAGGAATCAGGACTGAGATATATGCGCAGAAAGCGGCACCGTCTAGCAGAGCAAATCCGGCAGTTGGAACGCGGCCGTGACGCCGCTGGTAGTACAGAGTGACTGAGGAAGCGAAAGCCGTCATAGCGAGGGGGATGAAGCCGAAGCAGAAAGCGGTTGCCTCGCGTCTGTACCCCCAACCATGGCCTTCTGTCGATACGATGGATGTGGCAATGAGGAAAGGCGTAGCGAGTGCGCTACTTGAGAGGGTGAGGATGCGGAGGAAGCGTTCGTTAGACACAGCCATGATGACGATAGTGGGGGTCGTGATCTCGTGTGATGTTTGCAGTAGGTAGGGCTGGAACTGAAGATGAGACTTATGCAATCGTATGTATATGTCTGGAAATTCGCGACGGTGTAGCCAAACCTACACCTCAAGTACAAAACCTCCGCCAACGCATCCCCCAGGCAACAACAAAAGCCCCCATATCTTTACATCGACGACGCGCACGCAGACAGCACGCCTAGCCCAATCGGCCTCTCATAGCCCACTGCTTTACAAAGCGCCTTGCTGTTCGCGACGCAGTTGAGACGCATGTGGCATACGCTAGCTACCCCGAGTTGCGCATGTAGCGTGTAAGCGCAAGGAAGGAGGTGGCTGTGATGCGCGAATTAGGAATAGCGTTGTTAGGCGGGCAACTCCGGTCTGCCTAGGCGGTTGCGTGCGAGGATGGACATCTGTGCATAGGGCGAAGAGGCTTGAGGAGGCGGAGATGGTAGTGTTTGGATTGCGTGGATTTTCTTCGAGGTGTTGATGATTGGTTAGGAAGCGGGGTGGACGAATGGTAAGGGGAGCATATAGGTGGTGCGGAGTTCATATTGCTGCCTTGTATGTCTAAAGAGAGTTGGGGAAAAGCTTATAGTTAACGTACCCCACGGGCGAGTTGGCCACACGCCCGAGTTGGCCACCTTTGCCAAGACCCCACCAAAACCACGACTTATCGCGATAGTATCGCACTGTAGTTATAGAACAGTAAATAAAAATTGTAGTAAGCTAACTTACTAGGTGGCGCTCCGTGTAAAAAGTATTCGAACAGGCACTAAGATGTAGGTATAGGCTTGTATTAAGACGAATCCTTGAGGAGCAATCAAGGATTCAGTGAGATGCTATATACGACTATGGCACGTGACTGTGGCTGGCTCGGGCCGATGGGTCTCCGAAGGGGTCCCTGAGGCCTACCGAAGTATGACCCAGCTGGAGTATCGTGACACTCCGCCTGTAAAGAATTAGCTATATCTTTAATAGTAGCGAGCCGAGGAGGAAATCCTCTTATATTAAGATTAAGGATATGCTTAACAAGCACATTCTCCTCTAACTATATCTAATAATCTCTTTAAGTTAGGCCTATAATCGTATTAAAACATCTTTCTAGCGAGTCGATTGCTAAGCGTACTTCGAGAGACTCCGTAGATAGCTGCAGTACGCCGCTAAGTAAGAGCCGCGTCTTGTTGGATAGCTTAAATTATAGTTTGAATTTGGTTTTTGTTTGAAGGCTTTTGAGCGTAATTACATTGTGACATCACGCTTAAGAGTTGAGGAGTCGTGGTTTTGGTGGGGTCTTGGCAAAGGTGGCCAACTCGCCCGTGGGGTACGTTATAGGAAATTCTGGGGTCGGAGAGAGAGATAGATAGTTGTGCCATAGTCGTGGCTGCTGCTTGTCGCGGTCTAGTGGAGATTTTGAGATCTTGCCTTTTGTGGTTAGCAACGAATACCATACACATAGACCCACTTATTTAATCCTCATCTCGCAATGGTGCTTCGCACGAGCTTGTGTATAATTGTGAAATGAATTGTAAATTGTCTTGTGCCTTGAATCTGAATCCTCGGAATCCCGATTCGCTCTCATATGGAGCCCAGCGAGTATCAGCGCTTCCAGAGCCGGCATCATCAGTCCCATCGACGCATTCGTAGTCGTCGCATGATTCCGCCACATGATCTTAGTCCGACGGTATTCCAGCACCTTGGACCCTAATGTGCAAAACAGCATGAAACGCGAAATGCTTTTTCCAAAAAAACAGATAGTTTACAAAATCTCAGATCGTTAACCTTCTTTCCGGAGAAGGTCTCATATAAGTGCCAGCTCAGACTTAGAATGCACCATATCCGGGTATCGAGGTGGGGGTCCACGTGGGTCACCGCCGTCCTTTGGAGGCACCGGCGGCGCTCGATGCGCCATTTCCCACTCCATATCGTATGACCTCCTGTCACCGCTAGCGAAAGGGTGGAGGCTGATGAGCATGTTATCACCATCTCCAAAGCCATCAGACTTCTCCTTGCGTGGCCATGCCCAGCTCGAGGCTTTTGGTTCGGGGGGCTGGCTCTGCTCAGGCTTCTGGAACTGCTCGAACTGTTCGGATTTTTCCGACTTTCCAAAATTCGAGACCCTCTCGGCTCTCTCACTGGATCTCATGAGCGCGTGTTGCGTACGGTTTCGTTGTGCCTTGGATACGAGCGGCTTCAGAGTTGGTATCGAAGCGCACAAAATACCAATGTTGACTTCCACCATGGACCAGGTATTGATTGGTAGTGAGTCGTAAAAGGGGTCGTTCGAAAGCGTTAAGACACGAAGGGATTGGAGTCGGAGGACGGAGGCGAGAAGACTGACGATCCCGAGGCCGAAGATGATGTATAAAGCAATTTTTTCCCGTGGTGGTCGCGGTATGCTCATTATGAGCTTGACGGGCAGACCAATAATCCAGAGGTCCATGATGATGTGAAAAATCGACGTCACTATGAGCAGTCAGTATTTCCGGCTAAACCAAGTTTGTGAGTTTGATTTCTTACCATGGTAGAAAACGTTTGAGTCAATACAGGTCCCTTCGACTTTGTTGAAGAAGTCCCACATCTTATAGAGAGGCGTGCACTGAGTGAAAACCacgatgatgacgacgactTGATATACGGCGAGAAGGGCGATACTGCCTTGGCAAAGTCGCTTGAATGTTGAAGTAACAGCTAGATTGATTAGCTTAGGGAAATATAAATAGAGAGTGGCGCGAACCTAGTCGGAGATAAATCAAAAGAATGGATATTTTAATGAGAGTCATGATCAACTTGTAAGTGACCACAATGGCGAGAACAAGCTTAGTCTGTCAGTTTGGTTTCATAGCTACGTGTATGTGACATACTTTGATGTTGTTCACCATCTGCGTTGGAGTCATAGACATAGCACTGAAGCCCAGTTTGAGCTCTTTTGCGCCCGCTACGATCTCAACCAAGAAGACTACAGTGCACACCTAGAACCCGTCAGCTTACTTTTGGATATGGTCTTTGGTGCAACATACGGTAGCAGCTATCATGGTCCAATCTTCTGGGCCCATGTTCCGGACGATGACGCCGCGCGTGTATACTCGGAGAGCAACGCAAGATACTAGCGCTTGTTAGTAACCACGATCATATACACCTGACAATGCGCATGTACCTCCAATGATCGTCATCACAATTGACAAGCCGACCATGATGTCCTGTCTTGCTTGCTCGGCACCCGGCGAATACTTGGGGTCGAGCGGGTTGGGTGCTGTGGTAGCCATGATGCTGTCCGATCAAAATCAATACCTCAGGCATAAAACGAAGAAAAAACTTGGAAAAAATGAACGAATGTGGCACCAACAAGGCAACAAAGCCGGCATCTAAGTGCCGTACCCTTGGCTCTCTATATCAGTAACGACGGCCCTAAAGAGCCTCATTAGCGACTCAAACCTCCGGTCGCCCAAGGCTCAATGCCCTGAGTACACGGCTTTATTATGCGTGAAACTGTTTGGTAACCTGGAGGTTGGGATTACAAACAGCGCGCCCATCAGCTGCAAGCGACCAATGGACGCTGCCGGGATTGCTTGGGAACATGACCCTCGGGTTCCTGAATCGTACAAAGCCGCGCCTCATGAACCGAATGCGTTCGTGGAATATGCCGGAATTAGGCGCGGGGCTTTAGGGTCATGGTTCGATCTCCGAGAGATCAAACGTAGGCCTCGTTTCGGGGCTCAACCAGAGGTTCACGGGGACCATAGCCGGTGCCCACTGCAGGGAAGCGAGCTCTCACAAAGGACTCCAATAATCTGTTTCGTTTCAGTACTGCGTAATCACTCTTTCTCGGCTTCAAGGTTTCCTGATTCAAAGATAAAGGTGCAGCTGAGATACTGCTGTGCGCTTGCACCAACTGTCAATGTCTTCAACGTCTGCAACCGCTGCCACTGCTGTCAACGTTCCATAGT
The sequence above is a segment of the Pyrenophora tritici-repentis strain M4 chromosome 3, whole genome shotgun sequence genome. Coding sequences within it:
- a CDS encoding HTTM domain containing protein; translation: MAVSNERFLRILTLSSSALATPFLIATSIVSTEGHGWGYRREATAFCFGFIPLAMTAFASSVTLYYQRRHGRVPTAGFALLDGAAFCAYISVLIPIWVVEVNYLWSASLGMLAGYTTTPMILNMVLHAYIFLYKFRAMWAVLFAPTMHECPNCHNEFIVGKPQIKETSQGGERYSLLRGEEYLDADADAELYVEGAARPSEESVRPEGENKEGKGKTILDV